The window TATTCAGCAGAAGAATTAAAGAAGGAATTCTATAAATTAGGTATTTCTTACTACGTAAGTGCTGGGAGCGATAAAACGTATGTTGGTTTAAACGGATTAAAAGAAAACTTAAATAAAGGTTTAGAATTATTAGAACACTTATGGGACAATGCAAAAGCAGATCCAGAAGCGTATGGTAAATATGTAGAGAAAATTTACAAAGGACGTCAAGATGGTAAAACTCAAAAAGGAAATATCTTATTCAACGGTTTAATGAACTACGGTAAATATGGTGAAAACTCTCGTCTAAGAGACATTATGCAAATTGATGAGTTAAACGCTATCAATCCAGAAGAGCTGGTTTCTATTGTAAAAGACATGAAAAACTACAAACAACGTGTTTTCTATTACGGAAAAGATGTTGATGCAGCAGTTGCTTCATTAAATACAAATCACAAAATATTTGGAGATTTAAAAGAATATCCAGTTGCAAAAGAATATAAAGAAACTGAAACTGGTGGAAACGTATTCTTTACAAATTATGATATGGTGCAAACTGAAATGATGTTTTTAGCAAAAGGTGAGCCATTTAAAGCAGAAAATTTAGCAGCATCAACATTGTTTAATACTTATTTTGGAAGTGGATTATCTTCAATTGTTTTCCAAGAAATTAGAGAATCTAAATCGTTAGCGTATTCTGCATTTGCTTCTTATAGCAACGCATCTAAAAAAGGAGATTCAAACTACGTTATGGCGTATGTTGGTACACAGGCTAATAAATTAGAGCAAGCTGTAGACGCAATGATGGATTTAATGAACAATATGCCAGAAGCTGAAAAGCAATTTAATGCAGCAAAAGCATCAACATTAAAGAAAATTGCAGCGCAGCGTATTACAAAATCTAATATTTTCTGGACGTATGAATCATTAAAGAAAAGAGGTATTGACAATGATCATAGAGAAGCTATGTATAACACTATTAAAGACATGACAATTGAAGACTTAAAAGCATTTTTTGATAAAAATGTAAAAGGAGAATCTTACAATGTAATGGTAGTTGGTAACAAAAAAGATTTAAATGTAAAATCGCTTCAAAAATTAGGAAAAATTAAAGAGTTAGAAGTAGATGAGCTATTTAATTATGTAGATAAGAAAGAGATTAAATCATAATTATTTCTTTTTTTTCCTTCGGAAGAAACTCGCAATGTTTAAATACGTTGCGAGTTTTTTTGTTTTACTATATTTGTCTCACAAAACAACTAACAAAATTTAAGCATGAAATTACTAGAAAATAAAACTGCAATTATTACAGGAGCCTCAAGAGGTATTGGAAGAGGAATTGCAGTAGAATTTGCAAAACAAGGCTGTAATGTAGCATTTACCTTCAGCTCTTCTGTAGACGCAGCAACAGCATTAGAAACAGAATTAAAAGCATTAGGAGTAAACGCGAAAGGATATCAATCTAACGCAGCAGATTTTGATGCAGCACAAGAATTGGCTAAAAACGTATTAGAAGAATTTGGATCTATAGATGTGTTAATTAACAATGCAGGTATTACCAAAGACAATTTATTAATGCGTATTTCTGAAGACGATTTTGATAAAGTTATAGAAGTAAACTTAAAATCGGTTTTTAACTTAACAAAAGCAGTTATTAGACCTATGATGAAACAACGCAAAGGTTCAATTATAAATATGAGTTCTGTAGTTGGTTTAAAAGGGAATGCAGGTCAATCTAATTATGCAGCTTCAAAAGCAGGTATTTTAGGTTTTTCTAAATCGGTAGCATTAGAATTAGGTTCAAGAAATATTAGATCTAACGTAGTTGCTCCAGGTTTTATTGAAACAGAAATGACAGCAAAGTTAGACGAAAAAGTAGTAGAAGGTTGGCGTAATGATATTCCATTGAAACGTGGTGGAACACCAGAAGACATTGCAAATGCGTGTGTGTTTTTAGCTTCGGATATGTCTTCGTATATTACAGGACAAACTTTATCTGTTGATGGAGGAATGTTAACCTAAAAATATATTATGAAAAATAAATTATTAATTATTGTTTTATTTTTGAACGTAACTGTTTTAATGAGTCAAGAATGGGAAAAGTATAAAAATGAAGAATTAAATTTAGTTGCTTATTTTCCTGAAACACCTAAAAAATCCATCCAAAAAGTAGAAACTGCAGTTGGTACTTTAGACATGCATATGATAATGCATTCACCAACATCTGGTGATGATAATGCAGTATACAGTCTTATAAGGTCTGATTACCCAAAAGAACAATTTGAGAGCGCTACAAGTGTAACTAATAGTAAAGTATTAGATGGTGCAGTTAATGGTGCAGTTAATAATGTAAAAGGAAAATTAGTTTTTGATAATAAAATTAATTTTAATGGTTATCCAGGTAGAAATATTAAAATTTTAATAGATGGCGGTTTTATTTATATAAAAGCTATTTTGGTTGAAAACTCTATGTATATAGTGCAAGTTATTTGTTTAACGGCTAATGATGAAAATAAGAGTATCAATCGTTTTATGGATTCTTTTGATATTATTAAAACGAAGCAATAAATTAAATTTACTTTTTATTTTAAACCTGTAATCTATAATTGTTACAGGTTTTTATTTTTTA of the Tenacibaculum todarodis genome contains:
- the fabG gene encoding 3-oxoacyl-[acyl-carrier-protein] reductase, with the translated sequence MKLLENKTAIITGASRGIGRGIAVEFAKQGCNVAFTFSSSVDAATALETELKALGVNAKGYQSNAADFDAAQELAKNVLEEFGSIDVLINNAGITKDNLLMRISEDDFDKVIEVNLKSVFNLTKAVIRPMMKQRKGSIINMSSVVGLKGNAGQSNYAASKAGILGFSKSVALELGSRNIRSNVVAPGFIETEMTAKLDEKVVEGWRNDIPLKRGGTPEDIANACVFLASDMSSYITGQTLSVDGGMLT